In the Deltaproteobacteria bacterium genome, TGCAAGGTGTATTTTTTCGTGCCTCAGCTTTGGAACAAGCACAAAGTTATGGAATTAAGGGATGGGTACAAAATCTTCCAGATTCATCATTAGAAATTGAAGCAGAAGGACCACGTTATGCACTTGAAGAATTTATTAAGTGGTGTAAACATGGTCCACCAGATGCTTTTATTAAAGAGGTATTTATCCGCTGGGGTAAATACCAAAACGAATTTACCACTTTTCGTATTTGTGGATAGCAGTGCCAGATAAATCGTTATCGTATACTAAACTCGATTCATCACTACAACCCACCATTGTTATTCGCAGTGGTGATATTATATATGCTAATCCAGCAATGGCGGGATTTCTCTGCACCACTGTAGAAAACCTGCAGGGTTCTTCTTATATTAATTATTTCGCCGAAGATGAGCGTGAACGTATTAGCGATCGTTATAGTCATAACAATCTAAGTGAACATGTCATTTCCGATTACGAGACAGTCCTAATTTCTCAAGATGGCATGCGAAAACCGGTGCGGGCAATTTCAAGTCTTACGTGTACTGATTTTATTGTTAGTTTTAACGATATCAGTGCTGAGATAGCTCGTCGTAAGCGTCTTGACGGTTTGGCTAAAATTGGCGCGTCCCTGCAAGCAGAATGCAGTATAGAAGCAGTGCTAAACTCGGTGAGTGAACAGTTTGAAAACCTTTCATTATCATTGGTAACTTTAACAACTGATGGAACAAGGAGTGAGATTACTTTTTTAGGGGCGTCAACACAGCTTATAGCAGCTATTAGAAAAACAATTGGACAAGACATTGTTGGTATACGGGGTTTAACAACACCGTTGTTACACATTGTATGGCATAAAGGGGTAGTTTTTGATGATAACGCCCCTAAAACAGCTGGCGAATTTTTTGGTGGCAAGGTAGGCGAACGTATTCGTGAAATTATGCAAGAGGCAGGTTTTACAAAGTCGGGAATTATTCGTCTTGATGTAGAGGGTGAACCTACATATTTGTTAGTTATTCTTGGTGGTTGGCTAAGTTCTGAAGATATGCCAGTTTTTCGGTTATTTGCTTCTCAAGTTGCTGCAGCACTTACTGGCGCTCGTATGATAGCTACTCAAAAGGCTGTAGCTGTTGAGAATGCGAGATTATATAAAGACTTAAAACATAGCTATGAAACTCTTGAAGAAACCCAAAGGCAGCTAGTTGAGCGTGAACGTCTTGCAGCTATTGGCGAATTGGCAGCAGTAGTAGCACATGAGGTTCGTAACCCTTTAAATGTAATATTTAATTCGCTTGGAAGCCTTAATAAAATTATAAAATTTGAAGGTAATGCTAAAATACTATTAGATATAATT is a window encoding:
- a CDS encoding PAS domain S-box protein produces the protein MPDKSLSYTKLDSSLQPTIVIRSGDIIYANPAMAGFLCTTVENLQGSSYINYFAEDERERISDRYSHNNLSEHVISDYETVLISQDGMRKPVRAISSLTCTDFIVSFNDISAEIARRKRLDGLAKIGASLQAECSIEAVLNSVSEQFENLSLSLVTLTTDGTRSEITFLGASTQLIAAIRKTIGQDIVGIRGLTTPLLHIVWHKGVVFDDNAPKTAGEFFGGKVGERIREIMQEAGFTKSGIIRLDVEGEPTYLLVILGGWLSSEDMPVFRLFASQVAAALTGARMIATQKAVAVENARLYKDLKHSYETLEETQRQLVERERLAAIGELAAVVAHEVRNPLNVIFNSLGSLNKIIKFEGNAKILLDIIGEEADRLNRIVNDLLDYARPVVVKVRPESLTRILEEAVTTALETSNADIRLESNIDSDLPAIPTDARLVRQMVLNIAMNAVQAMPQGGVLSLRATTQRENAKNNVRIDIGDTGTGITKEVIEKIFKPFFTTKSTGTGLGLAIVKRIIDNLFGEISLKSELGAGTTFTIKLPIEEIKQTTNN
- a CDS encoding acylphosphatase — protein: MVEIDFARVNIIVTGRVQGVFFRASALEQAQSYGIKGWVQNLPDSSLEIEAEGPRYALEEFIKWCKHGPPDAFIKEVFIRWGKYQNEFTTFRICG